One genomic segment of Acropora muricata isolate sample 2 unplaced genomic scaffold, ASM3666990v1 scaffold_754, whole genome shotgun sequence includes these proteins:
- the LOC136907842 gene encoding uncharacterized protein, whose translation MPDGMSVDDRDAFRRWHDKLTREGYVFDFRHELLEYCKSDVLFLKQGCMTFKREFEPKAGFDPFDQMTIASACNRYLRTRCLQPNTIACEPLLGWGGRRVNQSSAAFEWLAWEAHLIPTPLRHAHNGGEVRPLPDRRYTVNGFNAMTQTVYEFDGCFWHGCPTCFPQRHESHPRLLGRTMDDVFALRQEKHDLLRQHGYLVRSIWECEWSRRRAADPAIQTFLQTHQTPRPLDPRDAFFGGRTNAYQLYRCVEGDERILYYDFKSLYPYVNKYCRYPIGHLQIISQPPVEQGLDAYFGLVCCTILPPTDLLHPVLPYRCSQKLTFPLCAACVLQYIDVPLLDKNVDDCHHTDAQRALTGTWCTPELVVALQKGYRLLHIHQVYHFPNTQVGLFAEYIHVF comes from the coding sequence ATGCCGGACGGGATGTCCGTCGACGACCGCGACGCCTTCCGACGCTGGCACGATAAACTGACTCGCGAAGGGTACGTGTTTGACTTTCGACACGAACTGCTCGAGTACTGCAAGTCGGACGTCCTGTTCCTGAAACAAGGGTGTATGACCTTCAAACGTGAGTTTGAACCCAAGGCCGGGTTCGATCCCTTTGACCAGATGACGATTGCGTCGGCTTGCAATCGGTACCTACGGACCCGCTGCCTTCAACCCAATACCATCGCCTGCGAACCGTTGCTCGGGTGGGGCGGTCGCCGTGTCAATCAATCGTCGGCGGCCTTCGAATGGTTGGCCTGGGAAGCCCATCTCATCCCCACACCCCTTCGACATGCACACAACGGGGGCGAGGTGCGACCGCTGCCCGATCGACGTTACACCGTCAACGGGTTCAATGCGATGACCCAGACCGTCTACGAATTCGACGGGTGTTTCTGGCACGGCTGCCCGACCTGTTTTCCACAACGTCACGAATCGCATCCCAGACTCCTTGGTCGTACCATGGACGATGTCTTTGCCCTACGTCAAGAAAAACACGACCTTCTTCGTCAACACGGCTACCTCGTCCGATCGATCTGGGAATGTGAGTGGTCGCGTCGACGTGCCGCCGATCCTGCCATCCAAACCTTCCTGCAAACGCACCAGACCCCTCGCCCGCTCGATCCGCGCGACGCCTTCTTCGGTGGACGTACCAACGCCTACCAACTCTACCGGTGCGTGGAAGGTGACGAACGGATCCTCTACTACGATTTCAAGAGCCTGTACCCTTACGTCAACAAGTACTGCCGCTACCCTATCGGTCATCTCCAGATCATCTCCCAACCACCCGTCGAACAAGGGCTCGACGCGTACTTCGGACTCGTGTGTTGTACCATCTTACCACCCACCGATCTGTTGCATCCCGTCTTGCCGTACCGATGCAGCCAGAAACTCACGTTCCCATTGTGTGCCGCGTGCGTCCTTCAGTACATCGACGTTCCACTACTCGACAAGAACGTCGACGACTGTCATCACACTGACGCTCAACGCGCTCTCACCGGTACGTGGTGCACGCCCGAACTCGTCGTGGCCCTCCAGAAAGGTTACCGGCTCCTCCACATTCATCAGGTCTATCattttcccaacacacaagtgGGACTCTTTGCCGAGTATATACATGTTTTTTGA